A genomic window from Amia ocellicauda isolate fAmiCal2 chromosome 15, fAmiCal2.hap1, whole genome shotgun sequence includes:
- the LOC136771407 gene encoding axonemal dynein light intermediate polypeptide 1 gives MPPRADSLLNYDNPVLVTKRPDKSSKDQPLKLRPQQMPWTMPPPPQPPKTAADDANEEQTKQLLHAILPPRLWIEDNKLWVQQVSTIPSTRMDVVHLQEQLDRKLEMKQGRKTGICPIRRDLYSQCFDELIRQNTISCAERGLLLLRVRNEIMMTIAAYQTLYESSIAYGMRKALQAELSKSNMKTKMSDLENEKKDLERQLRELKSVHAAYEEDEAARWQVEETKHSDALKSVTRSNQQLRAQLESIFAAKVPI, from the exons ATGCCCCCCCGGGCCGACTCTCTGCTGAACTATGACAACCCGGTCCTGGTGACCAAGAGACCGGATAAGTCATCAAAG GACCAGCCTTTAAAACTGAGACCCCAGCAAATGCCGTGGACCATGCCACCACCTCCACAACCTCCCAAGACAGCTGCAGATGATGCCAACGAGGAGCAGACAAAACAGCTTCTCCACGCTATCCTGCCTCCCAG GCTATGGATAGAGGACAACAAGCTGTGGGTGCAGCAGGTTTCCACCATACCCTCCACTCGGATGGACGTGGTGCACCTTCAGGAGCAGCTGGACCGGAAGCTGGAGATGAAACAGGGCCGCAAGACGGGGATCTGCCCCATACGCAGGGATCTATACTCGCAGTGCTTCG ATGAACTCATCAGACAGAACACCATCAGCTGTGCCGAGCGCGGGCTCCTGCTTCTGAGGGTACGCAATGAGATCATGATGACCATCGCCGCCTATCAGACGCTGTACGAGAGCAGTATTGCCTATGGCATGAGGAAGGCCCTCCAAGCCGAGCTGAGCAAATCCAACATGAAGACAAAG ATGTCTGATTTGGAAAACGAGAAGAAAGACTTGGAGAGGCAGTTGAGAGAGCTGAAATCAGTGCATGCGGCCTATGAGGAAGACGAAGCCGCGAGATGGCAGGTGGAGGAAACAAAACACTCGGATGCATTGAAGTCCGTGACACGAAGCAACCAGCAACTCAGG gCTCAGCTGGAAAGCATTTTTGCAGCAAAGGTACCAATTTAA